A window of Seriola aureovittata isolate HTS-2021-v1 ecotype China chromosome 17, ASM2101889v1, whole genome shotgun sequence genomic DNA:
ACATTGGAATTTGAACATCTGTCACATATTACCTTTATTACAGCTGGAATTACCAACATGGAAGATATAACTTCTTATCtttaaacaacattaacataaaataaagttctCACTGACACCCCAAGAAATCTGGTTGTCAGTGTTAGGATACTGCATTGATTTAACCTGtctctgttttgcttttgttcagATTGAGGAGCTGGGATCAGAGGGCAGAGTGGAGGAGGCCCAGGGAATGATGAAGCTGGTGgagcagctgaaggaggagCGAGAGCTTCTCAGCTCCACCCCCTCGGTGAGTCCCCTAACTCCAGGCTAATCTGCCTACAGACACTGCTCAGGATAGTAGGCACTCCTCATGTATGGCAATCTGTCAACGAACATATGCTTTATTCTTTCACAAATATTCAAAGTCAAACTAAGCTTGGACAGAAAGCAATTCCATCTGTCCCACTAACATTCATCATGGCTAGCTAAAAGTTATTCCTCAGCAATAAGCATTCTGATTTACATAAATTGTCCCCAAAGAAAAATCTGTGCAAATTAGACAAGCAGGTGTGCTGCgagacagaaacatgttgcTTATTACGTTGGCTTTCTAATGCAATGTCTTTGCTTTTCATCCAGACCATTGAGAGCTTTGCAGCCCAGGAGAAACAGATGGAAGTCTGTGAGGTGTGTGGGGCCTTCCTCATTGTAGGCGATGCACAGTCCCGAGTGGATGACCACTTGATGGGCAAACAGCACATGGGCTACGCCAAGATCAAATCGACTGTAGAGGAGCTCAAGGTAACAGGATCACCTGTCGCAAAGACTACATGCATAGATGTTGAGATGCGACATGTTGTGTATGATAAATTATTGGATCTTTCACCAGAacaagaaatagaaaaacaagcCAGATTGATAGTGTCAGAATTGTGGCACATTTTTATGAGTCTTATTTAGACTCAAAAAGAGCTCTTGGTTAATATACATATAAGTCttgaaaattcaaatataagATGCCATATATGTTGACTAGAAAGAGAAGAGATAAGATAATCCTTTTAGTCCCGCAGTGTTGTAAGAGAAAATGTTGCTGAATCATTTTTTCCATTACTGTTTAACAAAGTGAATGATCTGCAATAGGTTATTCGACCTGGACAATGTTTGATTTTAGCTATGATCCAAAATGGTCAACTTGATAATTTACATGCGGGCTCTTACATATTCACTCCCAGGAGAAACTACGTCGCCGCTCAGAAGATCCCCAAGGTGAAAACCCAGCCCTcaggaaggacagagaggaccGTGAGcgtgagagggaggaaagagagaaaaagcgcaaagaggaggaagagaaggagaaggagcggGAGAAGGAGCGAGAGAAAGAGcgtgagaaagagagggaacgagagagagagcgtgagagGGAGCGAGACAGAGAACGggacagagatagagacagggagagggacagGAGGGCACGCCGAAGCCACTCCAACAGCCGCCACTCCAGTCGAGCATCGGACAGGAAAAGGAGCAGATCCCGTGATCGCCGGAGGTCCAGGAGCAGAGACAAGGACAGGGAGAGGGAACGCAAACGCAGCAGGTATGGTTTGCTAACTTGAACCACGTTGACCACTACAGTCTTGCTGGtctaataacaacaataatagcATAAAAGAACAAAGCTCCAGGTTTAAGAGCCCCATTTTAATCCACAACAACTAACCAGAGTAAACATTACAACTTGAACTCTTCagatatttttttgattttcttcacCACCTGCACTTTTAACCGGTCTAAACAAGAAGCAGCAGGTTAGACCTGTCATTACGTTGCTGTTGCTAGTCTGCATTTCAGGCTGGTCGGCTAATGACCcctaatgtttgttttctcgACCAAAGCAAATTTCTATCCACATTTGCTGATCAGGCTGTTTATTTTGGAACCTGCATGCTCATTCCACAAACAGTGAAATTACTTGGTACATCAAGCTTGCTGCTGAAAGTACcaattaaaatgatgaatgcAATCAAAATTTCACATGACTGCCCTAATAGTAACATCTCTCCTGTATTTGACAATTTAAATACTAGGTCTCCAGTAGTGAGcagcaatgaaaaaaatgattccTTGCTTGTACGCTCAAAAGCTACCAGCACACCTCAGTTGTCCAGAGAACATCATGAATACATGGATAGCCATGGAAACAAATATATGTACCACTTGACCATACATCTCTTTGTGTGACACTTAatgaaaaggttttttaaaaaaaaaaaaaaaaaacatcttgccTCACTGTTTCTGCAGGAGccgggacagagacagggagaggaggcgCAGCCGAGATCGCTCTGACAGAAAGCGTCGCTCCCGCAGTCGTGACAGGAGGAGGTCACGCAGCTCAGAGCGCAAATCTCACCGCCATCGCAGCCGCAGCaaggacagggacagagagaaggagagagacagggacagagaacGGTCATCAAAAGACAAAGgtgaggacttttttttttaatgttttttttttttttttttttttttttttggtgagtgtgtgttttcgtgCCTGCTATAATACCAATATTCTTACCTTTTTAAACACGACAGCTGTCCACCAAGGAGAAATGGTAACATTTTTGatgtgttgtgtatgttttcTCAGACCGTAAGGcgacagaggagaggagcagctcTAAGAAAGACAAGCACTCTGACGGTGATGCAGCTGCCATCAAGGCTTCATCAGAAGCGGAACCGATGGAGACAGAGGCTGctgcctctgcctcctcccctctgctcaATGGCCAGCAAGAGCTCTTCCATTCTGAAGGTGACACTCAGTCCAATTAAAACTGATCTGATAGGACCTCAGATCAGGCTCAGGTAAGTGCGTCCTCCTCCTCGCTCCCCTCTGGCTCTCAACCCAACCCACCACCCTCCCACTTCCCCTCCTACCTCCCCCATCTCCCCTacccaccccctcaccctccccctcccaccctgTTCCGTTCAGTTCAATGCCTATGATTTTTGTCTTATGTACTATATGCATATATCTTTATCCTGTTTTCAAATAGTGCATCATAAGTATGCACTGAAGATGAAGGACTAGGCCCGATGAATGAGAAGAAGGtagaaaacattcacacaaagcCAAGAGGGAAAGGCCAGTGTAGCCCTGAGCAAACATGCCCGGAGGTACCCCTCGTTTTGTATCGGTTTTTGATCCTTATAGATGTATATTTGTCATTGTGgacaaaatggcagaaaaaaacattaaccaaTCCAATCAAAATTTCCTGCCTGTATTtacctgttttttatttattttgttttgtttatttattttttttaagaagaaaaatgtaataatttgttGAGATATTACACTCCATATAGGAGGAAAGTTCAGCCACTGTGTGTCTACATGtttatatatctatctatacatATATCTTGGGGATTCGCTTTCTCAtaagtaaacacacagacatactttTAGCCTTCGTCAAAGgtgtatgttaaaaaaaaaaaaaacaagccatttCTTTTGCCGTAATCATAACTCAAATGCCATGGATTTGTTGTCCAGCTTACTGTGCCTGATAATgccatgcagtgtgtgtttggggggtgTTGTAGCACCGGGGGGCCTAACGTAACTAACTAACTGGAGGGTAGGGTTTATCGAATGAATTGCAGCTGACTTCCATACCTCACACAGCGTTGGTGTTGTGAGCGAGACCACATGAGAAAAGGGCAAATTAAAAATCATGGATACTCTCTGACTGTCAAACTGTGCAGGTACTCACCCCAGGTACTCCTTTCTCTACCCACATCCATTTCTGAATGCTGTTGCCTGTCAGAAAAACAATTCTGTACTTCTCCAAAACATGATCTTGACAGCttgattgtgtgtatttttttaatgtgtttctttatttcttaacTTTTGGGAAAAGGAAGTAATTTGATAGAAATGTcagagacacatttttaaaacgCTGAGATGCACAGGCAGCCTGCTTTGATATACCTATGCCAACAGCTGAAACTGCCACTGATGTGTATATTTCCACATAGTGTATTGTTCAGGACTAAGGTTTTGTTAGGGTATTTTGATGTCACATTTGTTCAGTTGGTTGTGATTATGTGTTTGTATCTTTTAATTGGAAATCAAATACACTAGTGCACTTTCACATTGGCAAAGGAAATATTGAACAGTTCTGTtagtaatttaaaaatatttgtatgtaAGGTAGTGACCAGAACTTGTGGACTTGGTCCAGGTTGCAACCTTTTAATCAAagttaaaatatacaaaatatattttgaaaataccaGATAGTCTGGGTCAAAACTTCCATGTCCATTGTGCTAGTAAATGGATAGTACTTGTGCATCGTTAGCAGTGTCTCTTGTGTCTTCTACTCTCCTCTGTTGCTAAATTGAGGGATATATTTGACTAGTAGTCATTATATAGGTGTTATTGGCGCTCCAGTAGCAGCAGTTGTTGCTACAAACCCATGTTGTGGAACCTTTGCTAACATTACattttgtgaacattttttgcTCAACAGGGGAAGCTGGGATATCTGGTGGAGGAAGAATTGGAAGAGCGCACCCATCCTTACCCTGAACCTGACACTTCGCTGCTTAAAAACAAGGTGAACCACAAATGTGTAGTGgcttatttttaaaaacatgaacatacatGTGAatatgaggagagaggaaaaaaatacattaatctCCATGTTCCATTACCTGTCTATCTTTTGGCTGGATGAGGGTAGTTGTGGTTCATCTGATGTATTTCTTGGTTTAGGTGTCAGCCAGACATCACTTTAAATACCAAACTTAGAGGAGAAGTTCAGtatgggtttttgtttttcttattttgaaaatctttacACATCCTCcttgtttcttggcatttagtgaaaatgaaataataaaaaaaaaaaaaaaaacagtgcttgtggtttgttttggtttgtcagGCTCCACTTCACTTCCTGACCTCCTTTTTTAACAAAGTCAGTTGAAAAGCGTATGTACAATGTTAGACCTATGATAGGGCgtgtctcttttctcctccacttAGAGCTCACATTGATTGCTCTTGTCCCCTTACTGTAAAATATACTGATTTAATTTTGATCAAAAGATTTTGAAGACATaagatttgtttaattttgctCTGCTTTTAATGTCCATGTTGTCttgatgaataaaaagaaaaaactttgttaatgttttgtgggtattttttgtttttcaccaatGGGACTGTCTACAAAATATGTCTTTGTATGTTATATTTAAGCAAAATCAGGTTAGTGCAGTGAGTGGTAGATTGGCAACCACTAAGAAAAAGAGGCTTCTAACCCTCTTGTCAGCAAGTGAAGTGACCTTGAGCAAGTGCCCAACTAAAGTACACTTAAAGAGTTTGCTGTTTTGAAGCTTATGGTCTCCCCATAAGGAACATGCTGCGATCATTTTACTTCCAAGTAGCACAAAAGATCCTGGGCCTTTCCATAGAGGCAGGTTAGCTTGGTTACCTGGAAAACCTTGCTGAGTAAATGCTCttcaaaaaacatgaacaggCTAGTTCCATGTTTTAGTCTGTGAAATTATCACAATCCCTCAGTAATTGTGCTTCTTAAAACCGAAATGTTTTTCAACGTGACCTAGAAAAGGTATTtgtaataatttatattttctgtgcaCATTTGTAGGCCTGTAATAAAATCAGCATACCATCACTTTGgaataaatcaaacaaatgcaGCATGCTATTTCATTCTCTATTTATATACAATTAGTGAACCTCAGGATTTTTTTCATGGTTTGTTGATGCACCTATCCAACTCAGTGTTTagattttatagattttattttgtatttacagGATTTTGCAGTGATAAGTgatattcaaaataaactaaactgcaGACTACAAAGACCCAATCATTTTGCTGAATCAACGGCTTCTGTTGCTTGACAAAAGCCCAGGTTTTTACCTctgaattaaaataatatgtatttaaagtattgcctatatatttgaaaaattacatatgaaacctgttaaaAAATGGAATattatcatatattgacatatgtctagctaataaaaatgtgtattttagtatttatttttatatt
This region includes:
- the luc7l3 gene encoding luc7-like protein 3 — encoded protein: MLSAAQLLDELMGRDRNLAPDEKRSNVRWDDESVCRYYLCGFCPAELFTNTRSDLGPCEKIHDENLRKTYEKSSRFMKEGYERDFLRYLQSLLAEVERRIRRGHARLALSQAQQNAGGPGPSGKNEEKIQVLTEKIEDLVVQIEELGSEGRVEEAQGMMKLVEQLKEERELLSSTPSTIESFAAQEKQMEVCEVCGAFLIVGDAQSRVDDHLMGKQHMGYAKIKSTVEELKEKLRRRSEDPQGENPALRKDREDREREREEREKKRKEEEEKEKEREKEREKEREKERERERERERERDRERDRDRDRERDRRARRSHSNSRHSSRASDRKRSRSRDRRRSRSRDKDRERERKRSRSRDRDRERRRSRDRSDRKRRSRSRDRRRSRSSERKSHRHRSRSKDRDREKERDRDRERSSKDKDRKATEERSSSKKDKHSDGDAAAIKASSEAEPMETEAAASASSPLLNGQQELFHSEGDTQSN